In Dehalococcoidia bacterium, a single window of DNA contains:
- a CDS encoding Glu/Leu/Phe/Val dehydrogenase, with product MSDSQAMPIVEPAVGNPWENAQAQFDAVAEIMNLDDDTRRELRTPQRELTVNFPVRMDDGSIQMFTGYRVQHNSALGPHKGGIRYHPDVSLDEVRALAMWMTWKCSVAGLPYGGGKGGVICNPKEMSARELESLTRRYAAEISCVIGPWKDVPAPDVNTTGQIMAWMMDTISRQCGEAKPGVITGKPLCVFGSEGRFEATGRGVLYVAQEACPYRNTPLAGATVAVQGFGNAGTVAACLLEEAGARVVAVSDTSGGIYNRKGLDAKALTTYKRSGGRVAESGAGDRITNAELLTLPVDVLVPAAFEGQITERNAADVKARIILEAANGPISPEADEILNEAGAFVVPDILASAGGVIVSYFEWLQNINGYYWDEDEVNDRLHRMMTKAFRQVVAVHERDKLPMRQAAYVVAVQRVVDATKARGVYL from the coding sequence ATGAGCGATAGCCAGGCCATGCCCATCGTCGAACCCGCCGTCGGCAACCCCTGGGAGAACGCGCAGGCCCAATTCGACGCCGTCGCCGAGATCATGAACCTCGACGACGACACCCGGAGAGAGCTTCGCACTCCCCAGCGCGAGCTGACCGTCAACTTTCCCGTGCGGATGGATGACGGCAGCATTCAGATGTTTACGGGGTACCGCGTGCAACACAACAGCGCGCTCGGACCCCACAAGGGAGGGATCCGCTATCACCCCGACGTAAGCCTCGACGAGGTCAGGGCGCTGGCGATGTGGATGACCTGGAAGTGTTCCGTCGCCGGCCTGCCTTACGGAGGAGGCAAAGGTGGCGTCATCTGCAACCCCAAGGAGATGTCGGCGCGCGAGCTGGAAAGCCTGACGCGCCGCTACGCCGCCGAGATCAGTTGTGTAATCGGCCCCTGGAAGGACGTGCCCGCGCCGGACGTGAACACCACCGGTCAGATCATGGCCTGGATGATGGACACGATAAGCCGGCAGTGCGGCGAGGCCAAGCCGGGCGTCATCACCGGCAAGCCCCTCTGCGTCTTCGGCAGCGAGGGCCGCTTCGAGGCCACCGGCCGCGGCGTCCTCTACGTCGCCCAGGAGGCCTGCCCGTACAGGAACACGCCGCTCGCCGGCGCAACGGTCGCCGTCCAGGGGTTCGGCAACGCCGGCACCGTCGCCGCCTGTCTTCTCGAGGAGGCGGGAGCGCGAGTCGTCGCCGTCAGCGACACCTCCGGCGGCATCTACAACCGAAAAGGGCTCGACGCCAAGGCCCTGACAACCTACAAGCGGTCGGGAGGGCGCGTCGCCGAGAGCGGCGCCGGCGACCGCATCACCAACGCCGAGCTCCTCACCCTGCCGGTGGACGTGCTCGTGCCCGCGGCCTTCGAGGGCCAGATAACCGAGAGGAACGCCGCCGACGTCAAGGCGCGCATCATCCTTGAGGCGGCGAACGGGCCCATCTCACCGGAGGCGGACGAGATACTGAACGAGGCCGGCGCCTTCGTCGTGCCCGACATTCTGGCCAGCGCCGGCGGCGTCATCGTCTCCTACTTCGAGTGGCTGCAGAACATCAACGGCTACTACTGGGACGAGGACGAAGTCAACGACCGCCTGCACCGCATGATGACGAAGGCGTTCCGCCAGGTCGTCGCCGTCCACGAGCGCGACAAGCTTCCCATGAGGCAGGCGGCATACGTGGTGGCCGTGCAGCGCGTCGTCGACGCCACGAAGGCAAGGGGCGTCTACCTGTAG
- a CDS encoding NrpR regulatory domain-containing protein, producing the protein MLESEARETERKIVSILKVLSESPEPLGSISIARALQDHGIYLSERAVRYHLRITDERGFTQPLGRDGRMLTSKGMEELRMALAPDQVGFVIERIASLAFQTTFDPETRSGGVIINTSLFPKDRFKRALSAMKEAFSANICVSHLVAVADEGDKLGDVIIPEGRVGFATVCSATINGVLLKNGIPMDSRFGGILEMRGSVPRRFVAVIHYAGSSLDPSLAYIKARMTSVREAAAKGDGMILANFREIPAAAKPITGQVVEKMKEAGIGGVVLMGYTSQPVCQIPVGLNKVGMILHGGLNPVAAAEEAGIEAENIANSGVMDFQRLGSFWDI; encoded by the coding sequence ATGCTTGAAAGCGAAGCGCGCGAGACAGAGCGCAAGATAGTGTCGATTCTCAAGGTGCTGAGCGAGTCGCCGGAACCGCTGGGCTCAATCAGCATAGCCCGCGCCCTCCAGGACCACGGCATCTACCTGAGCGAAAGGGCCGTGCGCTACCACCTGAGGATCACCGACGAGCGCGGCTTTACCCAGCCGCTGGGCCGCGACGGGCGGATGCTTACCTCCAAGGGAATGGAGGAGCTGCGCATGGCCCTCGCGCCCGACCAGGTGGGCTTCGTCATCGAGAGGATCGCATCGCTCGCGTTCCAGACGACTTTCGACCCGGAGACACGGAGCGGCGGCGTGATCATCAACACCTCGCTTTTCCCGAAGGACCGGTTCAAGCGCGCCCTCTCGGCGATGAAGGAGGCGTTCTCCGCCAACATCTGCGTCAGCCACCTCGTCGCCGTGGCCGACGAGGGCGACAAGCTGGGCGACGTCATTATCCCCGAGGGCCGCGTCGGCTTTGCTACCGTGTGCAGCGCCACGATCAACGGCGTGCTCCTGAAGAACGGCATCCCCATGGACTCGCGCTTCGGCGGCATCCTGGAGATGCGTGGCTCCGTGCCCCGGCGCTTCGTCGCCGTCATCCATTACGCCGGCTCCTCTCTCGACCCGTCGCTCGCCTACATTAAGGCGCGCATGACGAGCGTCCGCGAGGCGGCGGCGAAGGGCGACGGCATGATCCTCGCCAACTTCCGCGAGATACCGGCGGCGGCCAAGCCGATAACCGGCCAGGTGGTCGAGAAGATGAAGGAGGCGGGGATCGGCGGCGTCGTGCTCATGGGGTACACCAGCCAGCCGGTGTGCCAGATACCGGTCGGGCTGAACAAGGTCGGCATGATCCTGCACGGCGGCCTGAACCCGGTCGCCGCCGCGGAGGAGGCGGGCATAGAGGCCGAGAACATCGCCAACAGCGGCGTCATGGACTTTCAGCGCCTCGGCAGCTTCTGGGACATCTGA
- a CDS encoding SDR family oxidoreductase — translation MAMEKFDLAGKAIVVTGAARGLGKQMTLALAKAGADILAADLLTEQNEQTVEEVRALGRRALSMSVDVRDSRQCDALIQRCLDEFGRIDVMLSNAGLGERRGLGKPLLEVTDDDWHDNLQVNLSSAFYCARAAARPMMEQRSGVIINLGSGTALRGAPNIFPYAAAKAAVISLSKSLGVMLAPYNIRVHCIIPGEIARRPVESEDEEQYWRDRGRFFPAQRVGEPWELGPLAVFLASDASSYMTGQGFPLDGGFLAGGLAPIPFAPRVEI, via the coding sequence ATGGCAATGGAGAAGTTCGACCTTGCCGGCAAAGCGATTGTCGTCACCGGCGCCGCCCGCGGCCTAGGGAAGCAGATGACCCTCGCCCTCGCGAAGGCGGGCGCCGACATCCTCGCCGCCGACCTGCTGACAGAGCAGAACGAGCAGACGGTCGAAGAGGTGCGCGCGCTCGGGCGCCGCGCCCTCTCCATGTCGGTCGACGTGCGCGACTCGCGCCAGTGCGACGCCCTCATTCAGCGTTGCCTCGACGAGTTCGGGCGCATCGACGTCATGCTCAGCAACGCCGGCCTCGGTGAGCGCCGTGGCCTCGGCAAGCCGCTGCTTGAGGTGACCGACGACGACTGGCACGACAACCTCCAGGTGAATCTCTCCAGCGCTTTCTACTGCGCCCGCGCCGCCGCCCGCCCGATGATGGAGCAGCGCTCCGGCGTCATCATCAACCTCGGCTCCGGCACGGCGCTGCGCGGCGCGCCCAACATCTTTCCCTACGCGGCGGCGAAAGCGGCCGTCATCTCGCTGAGCAAGTCGCTCGGAGTCATGCTCGCTCCCTACAACATACGCGTCCACTGCATCATCCCCGGCGAGATCGCGCGGCGGCCCGTCGAAAGCGAAGACGAGGAGCAGTACTGGCGCGACCGCGGCCGCTTCTTCCCCGCACAGCGTGTGGGCGAGCCGTGGGAGCTGGGGCCGCTCGCCGTGTTCCTCGCCTCCGATGCCTCCAGCTACATGACGGGCCAGGGCTTCCCGCTCGATGGCGGCTTCCTCGCAGGGGGACTCGCTCCCATCCCATTCGCCCCCAGGGTCGAAATCTAA
- a CDS encoding universal stress protein, protein MYKKMLVPIDGSMRSEVVVPHAAATAKALGCNVRLLTVVDLSKNGNGKNVDSVGDEAASVAWIEAQIEQAESYMHPVAERFADHGLRAEMEVRFGSPGEEIIKAATEYGSDIIAMATRSRRGLARLMFGSVADEVLRESHVPVLLITAA, encoded by the coding sequence ATGTATAAGAAGATGCTCGTCCCCATTGACGGCTCCATGCGATCGGAAGTCGTCGTTCCCCACGCCGCGGCGACCGCCAAGGCTTTGGGATGCAACGTCCGGCTCCTCACCGTCGTCGATCTGAGCAAGAACGGCAACGGCAAGAATGTGGACTCGGTCGGCGACGAAGCAGCCAGCGTTGCTTGGATCGAAGCGCAGATCGAACAGGCCGAGAGCTACATGCACCCGGTCGCCGAGCGTTTTGCCGACCACGGATTGAGGGCCGAAATGGAGGTCCGCTTCGGCAGTCCCGGTGAGGAGATAATCAAGGCAGCGACCGAGTACGGGAGCGACATCATCGCCATGGCCACTCGCTCGCGGCGCGGACTGGCGCGCCTCATGTTCGGCAGCGTGGCCGATGAAGTCCTTCGCGAGTCACACGTGCCCGTTCTCCTCATCACGGCTGCTTAG
- a CDS encoding AAA family ATPase, which yields MKVAVSGKGGVGKTTVAALLATALARANRKVIAVDADPDSNLAACLGHPHPEEIRPLIELHDLIEERTGVKPGTRGAMFKLNPRVDDIPDEYGVDIAGVKVLILGQLKQGGAGCYCPENALLLSLTTHLLLDPDCDLILDMEAGIEHLTRGTVAAVDRLLIIVEPGRRSLETARRIMALAQDLGLKKVGVVLNKVSSPLDERFVRDELGETGLIASLPYSEELRRLDREQRSIAAANDGVGKAINDLLASLRKD from the coding sequence GTGAAAGTTGCAGTCAGCGGCAAGGGTGGCGTCGGCAAGACGACAGTTGCGGCCTTACTGGCTACCGCGTTAGCCCGGGCCAACCGGAAGGTCATAGCCGTCGATGCCGACCCCGACTCCAATCTGGCGGCCTGCCTGGGTCATCCGCATCCTGAAGAGATCCGCCCTCTCATTGAACTGCATGACCTGATCGAGGAACGTACCGGCGTCAAGCCCGGCACGCGGGGCGCCATGTTCAAGCTAAACCCCCGCGTGGACGACATCCCCGACGAATATGGAGTGGATATCGCCGGAGTCAAAGTCCTGATTCTGGGGCAGTTGAAGCAGGGCGGAGCGGGCTGCTACTGCCCCGAAAACGCCCTCCTGCTGAGCCTCACCACCCACCTTCTCCTTGACCCCGATTGCGACCTTATTCTCGATATGGAAGCGGGCATCGAGCACCTGACGCGCGGCACGGTGGCCGCCGTCGACCGGCTGCTCATTATCGTCGAGCCGGGAAGGCGCAGCCTGGAGACAGCGCGTCGGATAATGGCTCTGGCGCAGGACCTCGGCCTGAAGAAGGTCGGCGTGGTGCTGAACAAGGTAAGCAGTCCGCTGGATGAGCGGTTTGTGCGCGACGAGTTGGGCGAAACGGGGCTCATTGCCTCATTGCCCTATAGCGAGGAACTGCGGCGGCTCGACCGGGAGCAGCGCTCGATCGCAGCCGCCAACGACGGAGTGGGGAAGGCCATCAATGATTTGCTGGCCAGTCTCAGAAAGGACTGA
- the cooS gene encoding anaerobic carbon-monoxide dehydrogenase catalytic subunit → MSKAEKRSIDPVSQKMLDVAEQQGVPTAWDRWEAMQPQCGFGSLGICCRICNMGPCRIDPFGEGTQTGVCGADADTIVARNLVRMIAAGAAAHSDHGRDVAHTVLMTARGEAQGYEIKDEVKLRALAAEYGIDIAGKDKAKLAEEVAEKAFSEFGQQHGELLFLARAPEKQRRNWRERNVVPRGIDREVVEVMHTTHMGVANDYKDVLRIGTKAALADGWGGSMIATDLQDVLFGAPQPIRARLNLSILKKDEVNIIVHGHEPILSEMIVVASRDPELLKLAKEKGANGITLGGICCTANEILMRHGIPIAGDFLQQELAILTGAVDAMVVDVQCIMPGLSSLASCFHTKLVTTSVKARFPENGAVEHIQFDEEHALDGAKRIVRAAIENFPNRKQDSVVIPDEKETSNLIAGFTAENTYHFLGGRYRATYRPLNNAIIEGRIRGLAGVVGCCNPNIKHNFAHVEMVKELLRHDVLVVQTGCSAIACAKAGMLAPEGAFKYAGKGLREVCEAVGIPPVLHLGACVDNSRILVALCNVVKEGGVGESIDEIPVAGAAPEWMSEKAVAIGFYVVASGVFTVFGTPMPVLGSEKVADYMTRGMEQDFGAAFAFEPDPIKAAQLMIEHINKKRADLKLRPMLNEPVAAADLAAVAR, encoded by the coding sequence GTGAGCAAAGCAGAAAAGAGGTCCATCGATCCTGTCTCACAAAAGATGCTGGACGTCGCCGAGCAACAAGGGGTTCCCACCGCCTGGGATCGCTGGGAGGCCATGCAGCCCCAGTGCGGCTTTGGCAGCCTGGGAATATGCTGTCGCATCTGCAACATGGGCCCCTGTCGGATTGACCCCTTCGGCGAGGGCACTCAAACGGGCGTTTGCGGCGCAGACGCCGACACAATCGTCGCCCGCAACCTGGTGCGCATGATCGCCGCCGGCGCCGCCGCGCACTCCGATCACGGACGCGACGTCGCCCACACCGTCCTGATGACTGCCCGCGGCGAAGCCCAGGGCTACGAGATCAAGGACGAAGTGAAGCTGCGGGCGCTGGCCGCCGAGTACGGCATCGACATCGCCGGCAAAGACAAGGCGAAGCTGGCCGAAGAGGTGGCGGAGAAGGCGTTCAGCGAGTTCGGACAGCAGCACGGCGAGCTGCTCTTTCTTGCTCGGGCGCCCGAGAAGCAGCGGCGGAACTGGCGGGAACGGAACGTCGTGCCGCGCGGCATAGACCGCGAGGTGGTCGAGGTGATGCACACCACCCACATGGGCGTGGCCAACGACTACAAGGACGTGCTGCGCATCGGCACGAAGGCCGCGCTCGCCGACGGCTGGGGCGGCTCCATGATAGCCACTGACCTCCAGGACGTGCTTTTCGGCGCGCCGCAACCGATCCGCGCCCGCCTCAACCTCAGCATCCTCAAGAAGGATGAGGTGAACATCATCGTCCACGGCCACGAGCCCATACTCTCCGAGATGATCGTCGTCGCATCGCGCGACCCCGAGCTCCTCAAGCTGGCGAAGGAAAAAGGCGCAAACGGCATCACCCTCGGCGGCATCTGTTGCACCGCCAACGAGATCCTGATGCGGCACGGCATTCCCATCGCCGGCGACTTCCTCCAGCAGGAGCTGGCCATCCTCACCGGCGCCGTCGACGCGATGGTAGTGGACGTGCAGTGCATTATGCCCGGCCTGAGCAGCCTGGCAAGTTGCTTCCACACCAAGCTCGTCACCACCTCCGTGAAGGCGCGCTTCCCTGAAAACGGCGCCGTAGAGCACATACAATTCGACGAGGAGCATGCGCTCGACGGAGCGAAGCGGATCGTGCGCGCCGCAATCGAGAACTTCCCCAACCGCAAGCAGGACTCGGTAGTGATCCCGGACGAGAAAGAGACATCCAACCTCATCGCCGGCTTTACCGCCGAGAACACCTACCACTTCCTCGGCGGCCGCTACCGCGCCACATACCGGCCGCTGAACAACGCCATCATTGAGGGGCGCATCCGCGGCCTCGCGGGCGTCGTCGGCTGCTGCAACCCGAACATCAAGCACAACTTCGCCCACGTGGAGATGGTGAAGGAGCTGCTGCGCCACGACGTGCTCGTTGTGCAGACGGGGTGCTCCGCCATCGCCTGCGCTAAGGCAGGAATGCTCGCGCCCGAAGGAGCCTTCAAGTACGCCGGCAAAGGCCTGCGCGAGGTGTGCGAGGCCGTCGGCATCCCGCCCGTGCTCCACCTGGGCGCCTGCGTCGACAACAGCCGCATCCTCGTCGCCCTCTGCAACGTGGTCAAGGAGGGCGGCGTCGGCGAATCGATTGACGAGATACCGGTCGCCGGCGCAGCACCGGAGTGGATGAGCGAGAAAGCGGTAGCCATCGGTTTCTACGTCGTCGCCTCGGGCGTGTTCACCGTGTTCGGCACCCCGATGCCCGTCCTCGGCTCCGAAAAGGTCGCCGACTACATGACGCGCGGCATGGAGCAGGACTTCGGGGCCGCTTTCGCCTTTGAGCCCGACCCGATCAAGGCGGCGCAACTGATGATCGAGCACATCAACAAGAAGCGCGCCGACCTGAAGCTACGGCCGATGCTGAACGAGCCCGTGGCGGCGGCTGATCTCGCCGCTGTGGCCCGCTAG
- a CDS encoding 4Fe-4S dicluster domain-containing protein: MKGMIIVDVDKCNACKSCEIACAVEHSASKDLYQAIHENPPPRSRVSVQQGITFSVPLQCRQCANAPCIALCPTKALYREDQTTPVLLDEEKCIGCDWCVLACPFGVIRMDEARKVVVKCDQCFERVQRGELPACVEACPTGALTYKQLEEVREARRDGYLVEIAQCLTGGDA; this comes from the coding sequence ATGAAGGGAATGATCATAGTCGACGTCGACAAGTGCAACGCCTGCAAGTCTTGCGAGATCGCTTGCGCCGTCGAGCACTCGGCTTCCAAAGACCTCTACCAGGCCATCCATGAGAACCCGCCGCCGCGCTCACGCGTGAGTGTCCAGCAGGGGATAACCTTCTCGGTGCCTCTCCAGTGCCGGCAGTGCGCCAACGCGCCCTGCATCGCGCTCTGCCCGACCAAAGCGCTGTACCGCGAAGACCAGACAACCCCCGTGCTCCTCGACGAGGAGAAGTGCATCGGTTGCGACTGGTGTGTCCTCGCTTGCCCCTTCGGCGTGATCCGAATGGACGAGGCGCGCAAGGTCGTCGTCAAGTGCGACCAGTGTTTCGAGCGCGTGCAACGAGGCGAGCTGCCCGCCTGCGTCGAGGCCTGCCCGACAGGCGCCCTGACGTACAAACAGCTCGAAGAAGTGCGGGAAGCGCGGCGCGACGGCTATCTCGTCGAGATCGCCCAGTGCTTGACTGGAGGTGACGCGTGA
- the acsB gene encoding acetyl-CoA decarbonylase/synthase complex subunit alpha/beta, with protein sequence MSKIIASAAIRGAHELVRQAEESFNKAREEKGEDARVEFPDTAFHLPMANALLGAEVRTVGEMKPILEHARELLGEVPSEQIWLPYLGTTLDAGIAALLAEEIIVAVRYLFGEEPQPDCNGFFSDTILRSLGIQLVDGRMPGFAAILGAAPDTETAVSVVRELQKRSILTFVGSSVNGSSIIDQLMEGGVEMGWDTYIVPYGRDTITGIYPLNWAIRAAMTFGGIKPGRATDCLLYCKERVFAFGMTLGEVDDIKYATGAGAINMGFPIIADTTIPEILPTGICTFEHVVRELDHEKIVPRSIEVRGVKVTVTELDIPVPYSPAFEGERVRKEDMQAEFGGPRAAAFEYLRMRDMDEIEDGKIELIGPDVDSMQEGSANPLAILVEVAGRKMHKDFEGVMERQIHEQLNEAQGIFHMGQRDIPWIRISKGAFEKGFRLSHFGTILHARMHAMYGKIIDKVQVTIITDEAKMKDLLPEAKAAYAERDERVAGMSDESVDTFYSCTLCQSYAANHVCVISPERLGLCGAYSWLDGKAAYEMDPTGCNQPIKKGRVIDEVKGQWEGVNEFVYAHSGRNVSSVSAYSIMEDPMTSCGCFECILALVPEANGFMIVHREHSGLTPCGMSFSTLAGSVGGGNQTPGFLGVGRLYVLSRKFISADGGLARLVWMPKELKEFYGDRLNKRGEEIGIPDIASKIADETICTDDTEKLVEFLTEVGHPALQMEPLM encoded by the coding sequence ATGTCCAAGATAATTGCCAGCGCAGCTATCCGGGGCGCCCATGAGCTTGTCCGTCAGGCCGAGGAGTCCTTTAACAAGGCGCGCGAGGAGAAGGGCGAAGACGCGAGGGTGGAGTTTCCCGATACCGCCTTCCACCTGCCCATGGCCAACGCGCTCCTCGGAGCCGAGGTGAGAACGGTCGGCGAGATGAAGCCGATCCTGGAACACGCCCGCGAGCTTCTGGGCGAGGTGCCAAGCGAACAGATATGGCTCCCCTACCTCGGCACGACCCTCGACGCCGGCATCGCCGCTTTGCTGGCCGAGGAAATCATCGTTGCCGTTCGCTATCTCTTCGGGGAGGAGCCGCAGCCGGACTGCAACGGCTTCTTCTCCGACACTATCCTCAGGAGCCTGGGCATCCAGCTCGTGGACGGGCGCATGCCCGGCTTCGCGGCCATACTCGGCGCCGCGCCCGATACAGAGACAGCCGTCAGCGTCGTCCGCGAGCTGCAGAAGCGCAGCATCCTGACCTTCGTCGGCTCGTCGGTCAACGGCAGCAGCATCATCGACCAGCTGATGGAGGGCGGCGTCGAGATGGGCTGGGACACCTACATCGTCCCCTACGGCCGCGACACCATCACCGGCATCTATCCGCTCAACTGGGCGATCCGCGCCGCCATGACCTTCGGCGGCATCAAGCCGGGACGCGCCACCGACTGCCTGCTCTACTGCAAGGAGCGCGTCTTCGCCTTCGGGATGACGCTGGGCGAGGTGGACGACATCAAGTATGCCACCGGCGCCGGCGCCATCAACATGGGCTTCCCCATCATCGCCGACACAACAATACCTGAGATCCTGCCCACTGGCATCTGTACCTTTGAGCACGTCGTCCGCGAGCTCGACCACGAGAAGATCGTCCCGCGGTCAATCGAGGTCCGCGGCGTAAAGGTGACGGTGACCGAGCTCGACATACCGGTGCCCTACTCGCCCGCATTCGAGGGCGAGCGCGTGCGCAAGGAAGACATGCAGGCGGAGTTCGGCGGGCCGCGCGCCGCCGCCTTCGAGTACCTGCGAATGCGCGACATGGACGAGATCGAAGACGGGAAGATAGAGCTCATCGGGCCGGATGTCGACAGCATGCAGGAAGGCTCCGCTAATCCCCTGGCCATCCTCGTCGAGGTGGCCGGACGCAAGATGCACAAGGACTTCGAGGGCGTGATGGAGCGGCAGATCCACGAGCAGTTGAACGAGGCCCAGGGCATATTCCACATGGGCCAGCGCGACATTCCCTGGATCCGCATCAGCAAGGGCGCCTTCGAGAAAGGCTTCCGCCTCAGCCACTTCGGCACGATTCTCCACGCGCGCATGCACGCGATGTACGGCAAGATCATCGACAAGGTACAGGTCACCATCATCACCGATGAAGCGAAGATGAAGGACCTGCTGCCGGAGGCGAAGGCCGCGTACGCCGAGCGCGACGAGAGGGTGGCGGGCATGAGCGACGAGAGCGTCGACACTTTCTACTCCTGCACGCTCTGCCAGTCCTACGCCGCGAACCACGTCTGCGTCATCAGCCCCGAAAGGCTCGGGCTCTGCGGCGCCTACAGCTGGCTCGACGGCAAGGCCGCCTACGAGATGGACCCCACGGGCTGCAACCAGCCGATCAAGAAAGGGCGCGTCATCGACGAGGTGAAGGGGCAATGGGAGGGCGTGAACGAGTTCGTCTACGCCCACTCCGGCCGCAACGTCTCTTCAGTCAGCGCCTACTCGATCATGGAAGACCCGATGACCTCCTGCGGCTGCTTCGAGTGCATCCTGGCCCTCGTGCCCGAGGCCAACGGCTTCATGATTGTCCACCGCGAGCACAGCGGGTTGACCCCGTGCGGCATGTCGTTCTCCACGCTCGCCGGCTCCGTGGGCGGCGGTAACCAGACGCCGGGCTTCCTGGGCGTCGGCCGGCTGTACGTCCTGAGCAGGAAGTTCATCTCCGCCGACGGTGGGCTCGCCCGCCTCGTGTGGATGCCCAAAGAGCTCAAGGAGTTCTACGGCGACCGCCTGAACAAGCGCGGCGAAGAGATCGGCATCCCCGACATTGCCAGCAAGATAGCCGACGAGACGATTTGCACCGACGACACGGAGAAGCTGGTGGAGTTCCTGACAGAGGTTGGTCACCCCGCGCTGCAGATGGAGCCTTTGATGTAA
- the acsC gene encoding acetyl-CoA decarbonylase/synthase complex subunit gamma, which produces MALKALDILKFLPKKAGCKECGQPTCLAFAMKVAQKQAAIDECPHVTDEAKSALEGASAPPIRLVTIGAGENKLEIGNETVMFRHEETFYHPPGIAVRVTDDLDGDALAARVATIGALKFFRVGSEIRVDTVAVDNVSGDAGRFKSAVEAASKLDFPMVLIAKGVDQMAAALEVCADKKPLIHAARPDNWEGFAALAKDKGCPLAVQADNLEALAELTAKVKAAGVEDMVLDVTADGLNHTLQNLTMVRRLSLKKGVRDLGYPCITFARGDDPFEEVAQAASYIAKYAGIVVTSLSEPEQILPILTVRTNVYTDPRKPIQVEPTLHEVGATTPQSPVLITTNFSLTYYSVEGEVEASRVPAYIGVIDTEGTSVLTAFASDKFTAEGVAAFLKSDALKDKVAHKKVIIPGYVAAMSGAVEDESGWEVIVGPREASGIPKFLKTVWS; this is translated from the coding sequence ATGGCCCTGAAAGCTCTCGATATTCTCAAGTTCTTGCCGAAGAAGGCCGGCTGCAAGGAGTGTGGCCAACCCACCTGCCTTGCGTTCGCCATGAAGGTGGCGCAGAAGCAGGCCGCAATCGACGAGTGCCCGCACGTGACAGACGAGGCCAAGTCGGCGCTCGAAGGCGCATCGGCGCCGCCCATACGGCTCGTCACAATCGGCGCCGGCGAAAACAAACTGGAGATCGGCAACGAAACAGTGATGTTCCGCCACGAAGAGACCTTCTACCACCCGCCGGGCATCGCCGTTCGCGTCACTGACGACCTCGACGGCGACGCCCTTGCCGCGCGCGTGGCCACCATCGGCGCCCTCAAGTTCTTCCGCGTCGGCTCCGAAATCCGCGTGGACACGGTCGCCGTCGACAACGTCAGCGGCGACGCGGGCCGCTTCAAGAGCGCCGTAGAGGCCGCCTCCAAGCTTGACTTCCCGATGGTCCTGATCGCGAAGGGGGTCGATCAGATGGCCGCCGCACTTGAAGTGTGCGCGGACAAGAAACCGCTGATCCACGCCGCGCGCCCCGACAACTGGGAGGGATTCGCAGCGCTGGCGAAAGACAAGGGATGCCCCCTGGCCGTGCAGGCGGACAACCTGGAAGCGCTGGCCGAGTTGACAGCGAAGGTCAAAGCCGCCGGCGTTGAGGACATGGTGCTCGATGTGACCGCCGACGGGCTCAATCATACGCTTCAGAACCTTACCATGGTTCGCCGTCTATCGCTAAAGAAGGGCGTGAGGGATCTCGGTTACCCCTGCATCACCTTCGCCCGCGGCGATGACCCGTTCGAAGAGGTTGCTCAGGCGGCCTCATACATCGCGAAGTACGCGGGAATCGTCGTCACCAGCCTCTCGGAACCGGAGCAGATACTGCCCATCCTTACGGTGCGCACGAACGTCTACACTGACCCGCGCAAGCCCATTCAAGTTGAGCCCACGCTGCACGAGGTGGGCGCCACCACGCCGCAGTCGCCGGTGCTGATTACGACCAACTTCTCGCTCACTTACTACAGCGTCGAGGGAGAGGTCGAGGCGAGCCGCGTGCCTGCCTACATCGGCGTCATCGACACCGAAGGGACGTCGGTGCTGACGGCGTTTGCCTCGGACAAGTTCACCGCCGAAGGTGTGGCGGCCTTCCTGAAGTCCGACGCGCTCAAGGACAAAGTGGCCCACAAGAAGGTGATAATCCCCGGCTACGTCGCAGCAATGAGCGGCGCGGTAGAGGATGAATCGGGCTGGGAGGTCATCGTCGGCCCGAGGGAGGCCAGCGGAATCCCCAAGTTCCTGAAGACAGTCTGGAGTTGA